From the Niveibacterium microcysteis genome, the window CGTCCGCTCACCGGAAGCCGTGATGCGGTGTCTTCCGGTGACGGCATTAAAGACTGCGGGGGCGGATGCGGCTTGCCGGTGTGCGGCGGGTGTTGTCGAAAACGGGACGCCCACGAGCGACGACCGTGACTTATGACGAGGGGGCGTTCCAAGGGCGTTTCCCACAGCGCAGCCCGGCGGGCGTGCCTGTGCTGGCCGTCCGGGCGGGGGGTATGAGACGCGGTACGTCGATGCTGTGAGCCCGCTTTGCAGCCTGCTGTAGCCGTGTTCTGCAGTTCGCAGCGCAGGCTAACCTGCCTGCGGCCGGGTGACGAAGTGGGGACGTTCGCGCCGCTCCGCGTGGCGGATGACCGGCGCTTCGGCGCGAATACTGCGGCCAGACCTTAGCGGAACACGTCCATCAGCACATCCGCCACGATCGCCGTACCAATCGCAACCAGCACGAGGTCTGTGCCGCAAACCTGCCATTCGTAGCCGGGGTGTTTCGGCAGGCGGGCGATCATCGGCGCGGGCGCCGCCTTCTTTGCGATACCGGGGGGCAAAGGCTTGCCGCGCGCGAGGTTCTTGCGGATGCCCGGGGGCAGCGGCTTGTAGCTACCCTGCTGATAGCCCACATCCACGGCAATGCCACGTGCCGCGCTGACACTAATGCCGGCCGAGCTGAGCGTTACCGATACGCCGACATCCGACGATTCCTGATACTCGGTTTGATTACCTTGGCCCTGGTTGCCGTGCTTGTTGCCCTTCCCGGGGGGAGGGCCGGCGAGCGC encodes:
- a CDS encoding anti-virulence regulator CigR family protein, with the translated sequence MPRRPHTLPSQLLAALLSLTLGIGPALAGPPPGKGNKHGNQGQGNQTEYQESSDVGVSVTLSSAGISVSAARGIAVDVGYQQGSYKPLPPGIRKNLARGKPLPPGIAKKAAPAPMIARLPKHPGYEWQVCGTDLVLVAIGTAIVADVLMDVFR